One Cygnus atratus isolate AKBS03 ecotype Queensland, Australia chromosome 21, CAtr_DNAZoo_HiC_assembly, whole genome shotgun sequence genomic region harbors:
- the NOL9 gene encoding LOW QUALITY PROTEIN: polynucleotide 5'-hydroxyl-kinase NOL9 (The sequence of the model RefSeq protein was modified relative to this genomic sequence to represent the inferred CDS: deleted 1 base in 1 codon) — protein MPARRGPPARRPRRATARTAAARGGRSEAAWREFAASFVRAGMVPPADAGLAAVEAAEGAAVLLLAPQQALTFTGKCRLSCLYGAVRVLGFAIGSHQPGLPVFSPPTHCALALEALPAARPPAADPRQLRAAARAAMRAHRVRRQARVKVMARFSPECAVVLLEHLDTPVTRFLLSLPPLSRLFEAQKKEESSFTTEDAVLASVGIVKCSPDNGLLVSESMFLALEELIQACCAEDEGVPIIMVCGPKSIGKSTFNRYLINLLLNHLPSVEYMECDIGQTEFTPPGCVSLSNVTEPFLGPPFTHQQTPRKMVYYGQTSCEQDTERYIDVVKYVFNSYKKEVPLVINTMGWVKGEGLLLLTDMIRLLSPTHVVQMDVYDWKAMAPLTPEYVHLAPGLYTKGKQQAKSKQMNLSAAESWKSSEGEEDASVPDYKLLYIHPEFPRAGVAGEARVHSSILRDMSILGYLGQLQPPDIGSVLPLHSFVPYQVPFNAVALRVIHTDVAPTNIMYAVNASWVGLCRIPDEIRCQTDGPVLLTQTPVCDCLGFGIVRGVEMEKKLYHVLTPVPPENLRLVNCLLLGNIAIPNCVLVSQEGIEGEIPYVTSEYNYNILGSGKLKKKKRFKKREYTYQCDYT, from the exons ATGCCCGCTCGGCGGGgccccccggcccgccgcccccgccgggcCACGGCCCgcaccgccgccgcccgcggggGCCGCTCCGAGGCGGCCTGGCGCGAGTTCGCCGCCTCCTTCGTCCGCGCCGGCATGGTGCCGCCGGCCGACGCGGGCCTGGCGGCTGTGGAGGCGGCGGAGGGCGCCGCCGTGCTGCTCCTGGCGCCGCAGCAG GCGCTGACCTTCACCGGGAAGTGCCGCCTGAGCTGCCTGTACGGCGCCGTCCGCGTCCTGGGCTTCGCCATCGGCTCGCACCAGCCGGGGCTGCCGGTCTTCTCGCCG CCCACCCACTGCGCCCTCGCCCTGGaggcgctgcccgccgcccgcccgcccgccgccgacCCCCGCCagctccgcgccgccgcccgcgccgccaTGCGAGCGCACCGCGTCCGCCGCC AGGCGCGGGTGAAGGTGATGGCGCGGTTCTCGCCCGAGTGCGccgtggtgctgctggagcacctGGACACGCCGGTGACGCGGTTCCTGCTCAGCCTCCCGCCGCTCTCACGGCTCTTCGAGGCCCAG aaaaaggaagagtcTAGCTTCACAACGGAGGACGCAGTTCTGGCATCCGTTGGTATCGTGAAATGTAGCCCTGATAATGGACTGCTGGTGTCAGAGAGCATGTTCCTAGCCCTGGAGGAGCTAATACAAGCATGTTGTG cGGAAGATGAAGGTGTACCTATCATTATGGTGTGTGGTCCAAAAAGCATTGGGAAGTCAACATTTAACAGATACCTGATTAATCTGTTACTGAATCA CCTTCCCTCTGTTGAATATATGGAATGTGACATAGGTCAAACAGAATTTACGCCGCCTGGATGCGTGTCTTTAAGCAACGTAACAGAGCCGTTTCTTG GTCCACCATTCACTCATCAGCAAACTCCACGTAAGATGGTGTATTATGGACAGACTAGTTGTGAGCAGGACACAGAAAGATACATCGATGTTGTGAAGTATGTGTTCAACTCCTACAAGAAGGAAGTGCCTTTAGTCATCAACACTATGGGCTGGGTAAAAG GTGAGGGTTTGCTGCTTCTGACCGATATGATTCGGCTGTTATCGCCCACTCACGTTGTTCAGATGGATGTGTATGACTGGAAAGCCATGGCTCCACTCACCCCTGAGTACGTTCATCTCGCTCCTGGCCTGTATACCAAAGGCAAACAGCAAGCCAAGAGCAAGCAGATGAATCTGAGCgcagcagagagctggaagTCCTCTGAAGGGGAGGAAGATGCATCAGTTCCTGACTATAAACTGCTCTATATCCATCCGGAATTCCCTCGAGCTGGGGTTGCAGGTGAAGC GCGAGTACATAGCAGCATCTTACGTGACATGTCAATACTAGGTTACCTTGGtcagctgcagcctccagacATAGGATCAGTACTTCCGCTGCATAGTTTTGTGCCATACCAG gTACCTTTTAATGCTGTTGCACTCAGGGTTATTCATACTGATGTTGCTCCTACCAATATCATGTATGCAGTGAATGCCAGCTGGGTCGGGCTCTGCAGGATACCAGACGAAATCAGATGCCAAACGGATGGGCCAGTCTTGCTGACACAGACACCGGTCTGTGATTGCCTTGGCTTCG GAATTGTCCGAGGGGTTGAGATGGAGAAGAAACTTTATCATGTCTTAACACCGGTGCCTCCCGAGAACCTGAGACTAGTGAATTGTCTGTTACTTGGAAATATTGCTATTCCAAACTGCGTTCTTGTGAGCCAG gaagGAATTGAGGGAGAGATCCCTTATGTCACATCTGAATATAACTACAACATTCTGGGGTCTGGgaagctgaaaaagaagaagcGTTTCAAGAAGAGGGAGTATACTTACCAGTGTGATTACACTTGA